TCGTTTTCCTACTGTCCCTAGGCCTTTTCGCTGCGCTCGCGAAGGCCGATGTCGAACAGGCAAGCCCACAACGCTTTTCATCCCTGATCCAGCAAGACAACGTGATTTTGGTCGATGTCAGGACTCAGGCTGAGGCCGATAGCGAGAAGCTGGCAGGCGCCCAAGTGATTGACTTCTACGCTAGCGACTTTGCGGAACGCATCCAAGAGCTCCCAAGGGACAAGACCCTGCTGCTTTACTGCCGCTCCGGAAACCGCAG
The window above is part of the Pelagicoccus enzymogenes genome. Proteins encoded here:
- a CDS encoding rhodanese-like domain-containing protein — protein: MPRFLVFLLSLGLFAALAKADVEQASPQRFSSLIQQDNVILVDVRTQAEADSEKLAGAQVIDFYASDFAERIQELPRDKTLLLYCRSGNR